Part of the Olsenella profusa DSM 13989 genome, GCGCCACTACTACGACATGTACCGGCTCGGCCGTTCCGACATCGCGGACAGGGCTATCGCCCGCCCGGAGCTGCTCGCCAAGGTCGTCGCGTTCAAGGAGAAGTTCTACCGGACGCCCTGGTCCAGGCTTGCCGATGCGAGACCCGGCACGATCAAGCTGGTGCCTCCGGGCTACCGGGTACCGGAACTTCAACGCGACTACAGCTCCATGCGGTCCATGATCTTCGGCGAAGTCCCGCCATTCGAAGACGTGCTCGCCTTCATGGGGCAATTGGAGGACAAGATCAACGGCTGACGGGCTTGCGCCCTCA contains:
- a CDS encoding nucleotidyl transferase AbiEii/AbiGii toxin family protein, whose translation is MVFAYPRMFASSATLDAIRLEIGPLALWTPSTMAEVMPYVAERHPEVFDAPSTSVRTAIPERTLWEKATILHQEANRPEAKAMPRRYSRHYYDMYRLGRSDIADRAIARPELLAKVVAFKEKFYRTPWSRLADARPGTIKLVPPGYRVPELQRDYSSMRSMIFGEVPPFEDVLAFMGQLEDKING